One stretch of Punica granatum isolate Tunisia-2019 chromosome 5, ASM765513v2, whole genome shotgun sequence DNA includes these proteins:
- the LOC116208405 gene encoding heat stress transcription factor A-6b yields MSSLGARIKEELPGASSPAGAASGFGIPTPQPMEGLHDAGPPPFLTKTYEIVDDPTTDHIVSWSTGNNSFIVWDSQTFSMTLLPKYFKHNNFSSFIRQLNTYGFRKVDPERWEFANEGFLRGQRHLLKNIRRRKSLQPQAASSQQSLDPCVEVGIFGLDQEVDRLNRDKQVLMIELIKLRQQQQTSRAYLQQMERRLHRTEQKHRQMMSFLARAMKNPEFMQQLVQQKDRRKELEEAINKKRRRPIDQGQYSDSICNAIDLADDDEEGINPTLIKVEPENLGDVSEFGLDEIDTLAIDVQGVGGTSQRDINVEENYLGELIEEEHEHHQEGRVDKEFDDGFWEGLLNEGNEELGLLGIEGEDEEDVNVLAEQLGYLASSPK; encoded by the exons ATGAGCAGTCTTGGAGCTCGAATAAAGGAGGAGTTACCGGGGGCGAGCTCACCCGCTGGTGCTGCCTCCGGCTTCGGCATTCCAACCCCACAGCCAATGGAAGGCCTCCATGATGCTGGGCCACCCCCGTTCCTCACCAAGACCTACGAGATCGTGGACGACCCGACGACCGACCACATCGTTTCTTGGAGCACGGGTAACAACAGCTTCATTGTTTGGGACTCCCAGACCTTCTCTATGACCCTCTTGCCCAAATACTTCAAGCACAATAATTTCTCAAGCTTTATCAGGCAGCTGAATACCTAT GGTTTTAGGAAGGTGGATCCTGAAAGATGGGAGTTTGCTAATGAGGGGTTCTTGAGAGGGCAAAGGCATCTTCTCAAGAATATTAGGAGGAGAAAATCCCTTCAACCTCAAGCTGCGTCTTCGCAGCAGTCTCTCGATCCTTGTGTTGAAGTTGGCATATTCGGGCTAGACCAGGAGGTCGACCGGCTAAACCGAGACAAGCAAGTCTTGATGATTGAACTAATCAAGCTCCGGCAACAGCAACAGACTTCTAGGGCCTACCTTCAACAGATGGAACGGCGCCTCCACCGGACTGAGCAAAAGCACCGCCAAATGATGAGCTTCCTTGCTAGGGCGATGAAGAATCCCGAGTTCATGCAGCAGTTAGTCCAGCAGAAAGACCGGAGGAAGGAGCTCGAGGAGGCAATCAACAAGAAGAGAAGGCGACCTATCGATCAAGGGCAATATAGTGATAGTATTTGTAATGCTATCGACCttgctgatgatgatgaagagggAATAAACCCAACCTTGATTAAGGTTGAGCCCGAAAATTTGGGGGATGTCTCTGAGTTTGGACTCGACGAGATTGATACACTTGCTATAGATGTCCAAGGGGTAGGTGGAACAAGCCAAAGGGATATTAATGTCGAGGAAAACTATTTAGGGGAACTAATTGAAGAGGAACATGAACATCATCAAGAAGGTAGAGTTGATAAAGAGTTTGATGATGGATTTTGGGAAGGTTTATTGAATGAGGGGAACGAGGAGCTCGGTTTGCTAGGCATCGAAGGTGAAGATGAGGAGGATGTTAATGTGCTGGCCGAACAACTTGGGTACTTGGCCTCTAGTCCAAAATAG